AGGCTAAAGAATGAAGAGGAGTGCAAAGTCTCAACGAGTTTGTTGGCGGTTTCTACCAAAATTGACCCGCTACAGTTTAACTTTCTTGCTGAGTGCGGTAATGCTTGCTGATACTGTGGGGGCGACACCGAGAAACCGAGGGTTGCAGATAGCACAGCAGCCAGAAACCACTCAACAAAATGCCACTCGCGCTGCTGCGGAACGGCTTTCTGAAGAAGGTTTAAAACTTTATGAACAAGGGACAGCAGAATCACTGCGACAGGCGATTGGAAAATTGCAAGAAGCGCTCAAATACTACAATCAAGCTTTACCCATAAGCCGTGCAGTCAAGGACAGAGAAAGGGAAGCCACCACGCTTACTAATATTGGCAGTGTTTACTCTTCATTAGGAGACAAGCAAGAAGCGCTCAAATACTACAATCAAGCTTTACCCATAAGCCGTGCAGTGGGAGACAGGAGAGTGGAAGCCGCCACCCTCAACAATATTGGCAGTGTTTACTCTTCATTAGGAGACAAGCAAGAAGAGCTCAAATACTACAACCAATCTCTACCCATACTTCGTGCAGTGGGGGACAGAGGAGGGGAAGCCACCACCCTCAAGAATATTGGCTTAGCCCACGAATCATTAGGAGAAAAGCAAGAAGCACTCAAATACTTCAACCAAGCTTTACCCATAACCCGTGCAACCGTGGACAGGCAAGGGGAAGCCTACACCCTATTTTACATAGCCTTCCTAGAACGCAGTCAGGGTAATCTACAACAAGCCCAAACACATATTCAAGCAGCTATTGAAATCATTGAAGATTTACGCACCAAAATAGCTAACAAAGAACTACGCGCTTCTTACTTTGCCTCAGTCCAAGACTACTACAAGTTCTACACCGACCTGCTGATGCAACTGCACAAAAAAGACCCATCAAAAGGATACGATGCTTTGGCACTGGAAGTTAGCGATCGCTCCCGCGCCCGTGTTCTAATTGAACTACTAACCGAAGCTAAAATAGACATCAAAAAAGGCATTGATCCAACACTTTTAGCAGAAGAACGCCGTTTGCAATTACAAATCAATGCTAAGGAAAAATTATTATCAGAACTATCAAGTAAAAAAGAATCCCCAGAACAAGTTTTAACCAACACCAAACAACAAATCGAAGACATACTCAAACAACAGCGAGAACTTCAGATACAAATCCGCGCCAATAACCCTGAATATGCTGATTTGATATATCCCCAACCTCTGACTCTCAAACAAATTCAGCAACAACTAGATAAAGACACATTGCTATTGCAATATTCTTTAGGTGAAGAACATAGCTATCTTTGGGCTGTCACACCCGACTCTCTCTATAGCTATGAACTCCCACGAAGCGAACAAATAGACAAAGCAGCCAAGAATTTATACAACAATTATTTAAGAAATCCTGGGATGCAGGGAGTTTCCCCAGAAGACACAGGGAAAGCCGCTAACGAACTGAGTCAACTTATCCTCAAACCTGTTGCTGAGAAGTTGGGGCAAAAACGCTTAGTAATTGTTGGTGATGAAGCTTTACAATACATTCCCTTTGCAGCATTAACTGACCTAACCCCCCAGCCCCCTTCCCTGATAGGGAAGGGAGAGCAAGATCAACTCCCCTCTCCTGGGAGGAGAGGGGTTGGGGGAGAGGTCAATTATCAACCATTAATAGTCAACCATGAAATTATCAGTCTGCCTTCCGCTTCCACCATTGCTATTCTTCGCAAACAAATCAAAGGACGGACAAAAGCACCGAAAACCCTCGCCATCCTTGCAGACCCAGTGTTCAGCGCTAACGACCCGCGAGTAACTGGCAAATCTTCCAACATTGCTGATAATAATATTGACCTAGAATTACAAGAGTCTGCCCTGAAGCGGTCTACTAGAAACATCAACCGCGGTGAAATTGAAAGACTCGAACACACACAACAAGAGGCGCAGGAGATTCTCAAACTTGTCTCACCTTCGGAGAACATCCAAGCTTTTGGTTTTGATGCTAACTATAACTGGGCTACTAATGCCCAACTGAGTCAATACAAGATGTTACATTTTGCTACCCACGGCTTCCTAGACAGCACCGACCCAGAGTTATCAGGAATTGTCCTTTCGCTGATAGATAAACAAGGTAAGTCCCAAAGAGGCTTTTTGCGACTCACTGATATTTTTAACCTCAACTTCCCAGCAGAATTGGTGGTGCTGAGTGCTTGTGAAACCGGACTAGGTAAAGACGTTAAAGGAGAAGGATTAGTAGGGTTGACAAGAGGGCTAATGTATGCAGGCGCAGCCAGAGTAGTAGTGTCTTTATGGAGTGTTGATGATCAAGCCACATCGTTGTTGATGAGCGAATTTTACAGCCAAATGTTGCAGCAAGGGAAAACTCCCGCCGCCGCCCTCCGAGCCGCACAACTCAAAATGTGGCAACAAGAAAACTGGCGTAACCCCTATTCTTGGTCAGCGTTTACCTTGCTAGGTGAGTGGAAATAAATTCTTGATTGCTGAGTAACTTAACTAGCAACATTGGCAATGCTAAATTAGCTTAACTGCTTATTTGCTGTTCAAATAGCAAATTTTGTACGTAATGATACAGAAATATCAACTTTCCTCGTTTGCAAGAGGTGAGGCGATCGCTTATAAATGAATTATAGTTAATAAATTTCTTGCAATCGACTTTAAAAGTCAATTGATTTAATAAACAAACTGAAGTTTTCAAAGGGAGCATGGAATATGGATATGCAAGTCCTGAGAGAGCGTGCTGGGCTTAGCCGTGCGGAGGTAGCCTTCAGGCTTGCAATTAGTGAAACCAGTGTTCGCAACTGGGAAGCCGGGCGCACTGAACCCACGATGACACCAAAGAAATATTTAGACGCTTTGCGTCTATTCAAATGCACACCTGAAGAATTGGCAGCCGCTAGTGAAAAGTCAATTAATCAGCGACATAAACGCAAACCAGGAAGACCTAAACGCTTCCCGGATAATCCTGTTGTGGTGACTGATTCTCCAGTTTGCAGCTAATAGTCTGCTCTATGACAATTAGAGCCATCGATAAAAATGATAACATCTAAACTTATGCGCTTGCTGCTTCTAGTGAGGTAGCTGCTAGACCAGTGCTTAACAAAAAGTGATTTTAATTTTGAGTAACAACATTCTTGTTCGCCTGATATGTAGAAAGCCAGCAACGTAGCGTCAAAGGGACGGAAATTGGGTTTTCAGGGGAAATCACCAAAAGCAAGAATCTTTTGAACTTTCACCTTTTGTTACTCTATGGCTTTTGCGGTTGATTCCAATAACCAATTTCTAACTAGTGCGATCGCTCACGGTATTGGCTGCGACGGCGCGATAAAATTCTAAAACAATAGTCGTACTAAAAGGTCTAAATGGCAGAAACACTATTCTTCAACGCTCTGCGAGAAGCCATTGATGAAGAAATGGCTCGTGATTCCAGCGTATTTGTTCTTGGTGAAGACGTAGGCCACTACGGCGGTTCCTACAAAGTTACCAAAGACTTGTACCAAAAATATGGCGAATTGCGAGTTTTAGACACGCCTATCGCTGAAAATAGCTTTACAGGCCTAGCTGTGGGCGCAGCCATGACAGGGTTGCGACCGATAATTGAAGGCATGAACATGGGCTTTCTGCTGTTGGCCTTCAACCAAATATCTAACAATGCTGGGATGCTGCGCTACACTTCCGGTGGTAACTTTAAAATTCCGATGGTGATTCGCGGCCCTGGAGGAGTAGGAAGACAATTAGGAGCAGAACATTCCCAGCGGCTAGAAGCTTACTTCCAAGCTGTTCCTGGTTTGAAAATTGTTGCCTGCTCTACACCTTACAACGCTAAAGGACTGCTGAAATCTGCCATCCGTGATGATAACCCCGTGTTGTTCTTTGAACATGTTCTGCTTTACAACTTAAAAGAAGATTTACCAAACGAAGAATACCTCTTGCCCTTGAATAAAGCAGAAGTTGTGCGTGGTGGCAAAGATGTCACAATTCTTACCTACTCACGGATGCGGCATCATGTATTGCAAGCCGTGAAAACTTTAGAAAAACAAGGTTATGATCCAGAAGTAATTGACTTAATATCACTCAAACCATTAGATTTTGATACCATCGGTGCATCCATACGCAAAACCCATCGAGTGATTATCGTCGAAGAAGGCATGAGAACCGGGGGTATTGGTGCAGAATTAATTGCCTCTATTAATGACCGTTTGTTTGATGAATTAGATGCGCCAGTGCTGCGGCTTTCTTCGCAAGATATTCCTACACCTTACAACGGCAATCTAGAGCGACTGACGATTGTCCAACCAGAGCAAATAGTCGAAGCTGTAGAAAAAATGGTAGCTCTACGAGTCTAAAACAAAGTTAGGAGTTAAAAGTTAGGAGTGAGGAATTAAGAATTCCAAGTGTAAATCATAACTCCCAAATCCTTTACGGGCGCAAAGCCTTGCGCCCCTCCTAACTCTTAATTAACAACTCATAACTCATAACTCATAACTCTCCCAAAGAGCGCTATCATAGCCTTTGTCAGTTGCGAGTTATGGTATGCAAAGACAGCGATCGCTATTAGCCTTGATTTTAGTTTTGATCATCGCCGCCATTGTGACGATCATCAAAATTCCCGTGCCTCTGGGATTGGACTTGCGCGGAGGTTCACAGCTCACAATTCGGGTGCAAACCACACCAGAAATTAAGCAAATCACCGAACGCGAATTAGAAGCTGTGCAAAAAGTTGTTGAAGGTCGGATTAACGGCCTTGGCGTTTCTGAACCAGTGATTGAAAAAGTGCCTAACAGCGACAAAATTCTCGTGCAGCTACCTGGTGTCAATAATTCAGAACAAGCACAACGAGTGTTAGGGGGTACGGCACAATTAGAATTCCGCACACAAAAAGCCGGTACTGAAACTCAACTGTTTGCTTTCCAAGCTTCTAGATTTGAACTCAAAGCCAAGCAGGAAGAGTTGAGAAAATCCCAGGACACTGCGGCAATTCAGAAAAATCTTGAAGAGTTACAAAAGAATAACCAAGCGATCGCAGAATTGTTTGAAAGCACTAACCCACCTCTAACTGGTAAATTTCTCAAAGATGCCTACGGCGAACCCACTCAAGGCGGCAATAATTGGAATGTTGCCATTCGCTTCGACCAAAAGGGTGGTGAACTGTTTGCCCAACTGACAAAAAACCTCGCTGGGACTGGACGGAGTATTGGTATATTTTTAGATAATGAAGTGATCAGCGCTCCTGTAGTTGGCCCAGAATTTGCCGCTACTGGGATTACTGGTGGTGCTGCTGTGATTACAGGTAGATTTACGGCGCAACAAGCTAATGATTTGGGTGTGCAGCTACGCGGTGGTGCATTACCTGTACCAGTAAAAATAGAAGAAATTCGCACCGTTGGCGCAACTTTGGGTCAAGACAGCATTACTAGCAGTATCTATGCTGGCGCTGGTGGTCTCATCCTAGTGTTAATATTTATGGTGGTGTACTATAGACTACCAGGACTCATTGCCGACATCGCACTCTTGATCTACGCCTTATTAACCTGGGCTAGCTTTGCCTTGTTGGGTGTCACCCTGACTTTACCAGGAATTGCCGGTTTTATCCTGAGTATTGGCATGGCGGTGGATGCAAACGTACTCATTTTTGAGCGGACGCGAGAAGAATTGCAGGCAGGCAAATCTTTATATCGTTCTGTAGAATCTGGCTTTTACCGTGCCTTTTCGAGTATCTTAGACGGCAACGTCACCACAGTTATTGCTTGTGCCGCACTATTCTGGCTGGGGGCTGGTTTAGTCAAAGGCTTTGCTTTAACTTTAGCTTTGGGCGTAGCAGTGAGTATGTTTACCGCAATTACCTGTAGTCGGACTCTCATGTTTTTGGCAATTTCAATTCCCGCACTGCGGAAACCAGAACTTTTCTCTCCAAATGTGCCAGCCTCAAATAAGGCAGAGGTGGCAAAATGAAACTGAGTATTAACAAATCGCGATCGCTGTGGTGGACTCTTTCAGTTGCCATCATGCTCGCTGGTATCATCTCAATGGTGATTTCTTGGCAAAATCCCAACATCAAAGCACCTCTACGTCCCAGTTTGGATTTTGTCGGTGGTACCAGATTACAGTTTGAACGGGATTGTACTAAACCCGGTAACTGCGACAAGCCGATAGATATTAATGTCGTCCGAGAAGTAGCTAAAGCACAGGGGATAGGCGATAGCGGCATTCAAATTGTCGCAGACAGAGAGACAAAAGCAGAAAATGGCATCTTAATCCGTACAAAAGACTTAAATATCGATCAGCAAACCCAGTTAAAAAATGCTTTAAGCGAAAAAATTGGTGCTTTCGACGAGCGAAAAAATCAGGTTGATATTGTTGGGGCGACTCTGGGACGAGAGTTGTTTACCTCTGGTGTGATTGCGCTGATTATTTCTTTTTTAGGTATCATTGTTTACTTGACATTCCGCTTTCAGTTGGATTATGCGATATTTGCGATCGTGGCTTTATTTCACGATGTGCTAATTACAGCAGGGATTTTTTCGATTTTGGGTTTGGTACTGGGTACTGAAGTAGATAGCCTGTTTATCGTAGCCCTACTGACAATTACAGGCTTTTCGGTCAATGATACAGTAGTAATTTACGATCGCATCCGGGAAACACTGCAAACAAATCCTAACCGTCCGATTAACGATATTGTTGATGATGCAGTCAACCAAACCTTAGCTAGGTCAATCAACACTACTTTAACAACCTTGCTGACACTATTGGCAATCTTTCTGTTTGGAGGAGAAACACTGAAAAACTTTGCCTTAGCTTTAATTATTGGCTTTACGGCAGGAGCTTATTCGAGTATTTTTATCGCCAGTACGCTTCTGAGTTTGTGGCGAGAACGTACAGGTAAATCAGTAGTGGTAGGAAGTACTGAGACAATTGATACATCAGCTAGTTCTCAGGATGGTTAAGTTGTCGTTCATTTGACTATTGAGTTAAAACATTATGCAAATTGCTTAACGACACGCTGCAATTTTTTTACCCTATGGATCTACCGGAACAACCGCCAAACTCTAGTAACAACACCGAGAATACTGACCCATCTTTTGCCCAACAAGTACAAAAGCTACATCAGCTGACAATATATGGCAGGTGGTTGTTTGTTGGCTTTTTGTGGCTCACCATTGCGCCTGTCTGCTTGTGGAATTTACGTGGAGAAATTATTCTTTGGCAACAATACTTTACTTGGGTGGCAGTGCGCTACGGACTGTTTTACCATCCACTATCTACTCTGGGTTTAGCGTTTTGTATCGGCATGGCAGTTGCTGTTTTAGTTTGGCAGAGTCGTAATATTTTAGTTGGGTTGCCACAGCAAGAAAAGCAACGTTTAGAAAAACAAGTTTTTCGGATACGCCAGCAGGGGCCAACTCATCCTCTGTGGAAGTGGGTTTGTGATGAAATTAAGACAGGATAATTGAATTTTTAAATTGTTGCATATAGATGTACGTATTCTGCATTTTATTGCAAAATAAAACTTAACAATCATGAATAATGGGAAAAAGGGTAAAGGTAAAAGGGTTAGTACTGACATCAGCTAAAGCACATCCAAATTCCATAATTACTCCTAAAGGTAGTTGACCGATGCCTAATGACTGTCATCAGTCATCAGTCAACACAATTAGATATGCAATCTTGATGTAGAACAGGTTAGTTTCTTGTTCTCCTTCCCCTTCTTCAGTAAAGATACTGCCAAAATTGGGTGTCTCCACATGAACTATTCTCAAATTCAATTTTGCGATCGCCAGTCTCAAATAGACCTTTACCAACTCCAAGAATTATTAAACATTTCAGCTTTCTGGGCAAAAGGGCGTAGTGTAGAGGATTTAGGTATCGCTATTGCTAATAGTGACCCAGTAATTTCTGTCTGGGATCAAGATAAACTGATTGGCTTTGCCAGAGCCACTTCTGACGGTATCTATCGTGCCACAATTTGGGATGTTGTGATTCACCCAGATTACCGTGGTACTGGGCTAGGAAGCAAATTAGTGGAAATCGTCTTGAGTCACCCGCGCATGAAGATGGTTGAGCGTGTGTATCTAATGACGAGTCATCAACAGGGATTTTACGAAAAGATTGGTTTTCAACCCAATACTAGTACCACTATGGTATTGTGCAACCAATCTAGATTGAATTCTCTTGCAACTGCGGAGATTCAGCTTCAACAGACGCTAGGGGGATAGACACTTGCAGTCTAGTATAGTTTTGAGTCTGTTCATTAGTAGTTGGGACGATTTCTAGCTTTCCTCCCATAACTTCCAGCAGAGTTTGATTTAGTAATAGCTTCATTCCTGCTGAAAGAGCAGCTTTTTGGTTAACATTCTCAGTCAATATATTTTCAGATTTGATCAAGTCAATTGACTCATTATTTGGTAAAGCGTGATCTGGCACATCCAAGAAGATGTAAACAGTCTTATTTGTAGGTGAAAGGCTACTGGAAATCTGGATACTGCCTTCCTCCATGTGAGCAATGGCAGTGTCTACTAAACTGACTAATACTTGTCGTAGCCAACGGTGATCTGCCAAAACATAAATTCCTGGATCGGGAGGTAAAACCCGCAAAGTAAAATTACGATTTGCCGCTACCATGTAAGTTAAATGATTAACTTCCTGCAAAATCTCACTTAAGGATTGGGGCTGAATATCTAATTTATTTGTACCGTGTTCTGTTCTAGCGATACTGAGAATTTCATCAATCAGATGTAGCAGTTTCAGCGTCTTCTCGTGAGCTTGGGCAATAAATTCTCGCTCTTCTGCTGGATCATCACATAGATCCGACAAAATTAATTGATGCAATCCAATCAAACTATTGAGGGGCGATCGCAATTCATGGGTAGTCCGCGCTAAAAAACCCGCTTTAAACTGACCCATTTCCTGTGCCATTTGGTACGCGAGTTCCGTTTGCTTAATCTGTTGTAGAAGTTGTGGCACATTGTGTTGCTCTGCTGGTGGGATTGAGGATGAGCTAGAAGCGGCATTTGATGACCGCGCCCATAATGAACGAAAACTCATCCCGATTACCAATCCGGCTGCTAGATATATCCAGTTGCTCCAATTCATAATTTGGCAATTATTAACTTGTTAATTGACCACAAAGGCGAGGCAGCGCGTTGGGCGGCGAGCCGCTCTTGTTGCGACTGCCGTCACAAAACAAAGTTCCGGATTTTTCAAGACATCCGTTTCCAGCTTTGGTTGAAAATTGGTCTGTTTCTTGCCTATAACCAAGAAAACAACATTATAGCTACGATTTTTATTTTCCCGCTGAAAAATCTAATTTGATAGTACCTTGACGCAAAATTTGCCAATTTATTCCTGTCCATTTAGCCACGGTGGACGGTACACCAACCCCTGACATCTCGCCTAGAGATTCTGTAGCTGCCAAAGTCAGAACTTCAGGAAACTGAGCTTCAATGTCTGTTATCGTTGACAATGGCGGCTGACCCGAAAAATTAGCACTAGTAGTAGCAAGAGGGCCTGTTTGAGCCAAAATAGTTTGAGCGATCGCGCTATCAGGGACGCGGATGCCAATTGTTGTTGGATCGCTGGGGTTCATTGCTGCTGGGACGCGATCGCTAGCTGGTAACACCAATGTCAATCCCCCCGGCCAATATTTGCTGACTACTTCTTGCCACAATTTATACTCATTCTCTGAACCTTTGACATATGGCCATAAATCCTCTGCGCTAGCTGCCATTAAAATCAAAGGTTTATCCTGACTGCGCTGTTTAGCAGCAAAAATTAATCCTGCCTTTTCTGGTAAAGCTGCGAGTGCAGGAACGGTATCTGTAGGAAAGCTCACCAATAAACCAGCGCGTGCGCCTGCAATTAGGTCTGCTAAGGAAACTGTAGTCATCTTTCTCAGAAAAATACTGAAAACCCCGTGCTTTATTCTATCTTTTATTACAAATATATTTATCCGTTTCGTTCACACTGGGATTATTCTCTAGATAATCACGCACCCAATTACATCCATTTTTGAGTAACTTATCTAGTTCCATATCTTTTAAATTCCATAAAATTATAGTTGACTCAAAACCGGCAGAAACAGATGCTAAAATATCATCTTTGATGAAATTCACATTCCTAATAGCACTTTTGTGACCACGAAGATTGTAGAGTAAACTGCCATCACTTATTTGCCAAAGCTTAATTATTCCATCCTCACCAGCTGAAGCTAAAAGTTGAGCATTGGGACTGAAACTCACGCTTAACACATGTCCTTTATGGGCAGAGAGAGATTTTAGTAAAGTTCCGTCGGTTGTCTTCCAAAGTTTAACTGTACCATCCACACTAGCAGATGCTAATAACATACCATCTGGACTAAACTTTACGTCTTGAATAGCAGAATTATGCTGATCCAGACTTTTAAATAATTGCCAGTCTTTAGTCTGAATCCAAAGGTTAATTTTCCCATCTTTGCTGCCAGAAGCTAAAATTTTGCCGTTGGGACTAAAGCTAACACTAATAATTTTATCATTATGACCTTTGAGAATTCGCAGTAATTTTCCATCACTTGGTTTCCAAAGCTTGATAACTTGATCTACACCAACTGAGGCTAAAACTTGACCATCTGGACTAAAATTTATATCAAAAATAACAGTATTATCTTTCCAGCTATTAAGCAATTTTCCATCGTTGATTCTCCAAAATTTGATTATCCCATCAATACTGGCAGAAGATAAAAACTGATTATTCGGACTAAAGCTAATACCTTCAACAGCATTGTCGTGTGGTAAAGTTTGCAATAATTTGCCATCAAGGCTTCTCCAAAGTTTAACTGTGTGATCATTGCTGGCTGTAGCCAAAATTTTACCGTCATGGCTCACGATCATCTTTTTGATCACATCACTATGATCTGTAATAATTTTCAGTAAATGTTCGTGGAAACTCCAGAGAATAACTTTCTTATCTTCACATGCAAAACAGCTTGATTATGAGCATTAATAGTTTTAAGGAGCGTTCCATCTTTGCTCCTCCAAATTTTCACCGTTCCATCCTGATGTCCTGAAATTAGTAATTGTTCATCTGAACTATTGCTTAGGGAATAATGCACATACAAAATTTTACTTTCAGAGTCTTTAATACTTCTAATTAATTTCC
Above is a window of Nostoc sp. UHCC 0702 DNA encoding:
- a CDS encoding CHAT domain-containing protein, with the protein product MKRSAKSQRVCWRFLPKLTRYSLTFLLSAVMLADTVGATPRNRGLQIAQQPETTQQNATRAAAERLSEEGLKLYEQGTAESLRQAIGKLQEALKYYNQALPISRAVKDREREATTLTNIGSVYSSLGDKQEALKYYNQALPISRAVGDRRVEAATLNNIGSVYSSLGDKQEELKYYNQSLPILRAVGDRGGEATTLKNIGLAHESLGEKQEALKYFNQALPITRATVDRQGEAYTLFYIAFLERSQGNLQQAQTHIQAAIEIIEDLRTKIANKELRASYFASVQDYYKFYTDLLMQLHKKDPSKGYDALALEVSDRSRARVLIELLTEAKIDIKKGIDPTLLAEERRLQLQINAKEKLLSELSSKKESPEQVLTNTKQQIEDILKQQRELQIQIRANNPEYADLIYPQPLTLKQIQQQLDKDTLLLQYSLGEEHSYLWAVTPDSLYSYELPRSEQIDKAAKNLYNNYLRNPGMQGVSPEDTGKAANELSQLILKPVAEKLGQKRLVIVGDEALQYIPFAALTDLTPQPPSLIGKGEQDQLPSPGRRGVGGEVNYQPLIVNHEIISLPSASTIAILRKQIKGRTKAPKTLAILADPVFSANDPRVTGKSSNIADNNIDLELQESALKRSTRNINRGEIERLEHTQQEAQEILKLVSPSENIQAFGFDANYNWATNAQLSQYKMLHFATHGFLDSTDPELSGIVLSLIDKQGKSQRGFLRLTDIFNLNFPAELVVLSACETGLGKDVKGEGLVGLTRGLMYAGAARVVVSLWSVDDQATSLLMSEFYSQMLQQGKTPAAALRAAQLKMWQQENWRNPYSWSAFTLLGEWK
- a CDS encoding helix-turn-helix transcriptional regulator, which translates into the protein MDMQVLRERAGLSRAEVAFRLAISETSVRNWEAGRTEPTMTPKKYLDALRLFKCTPEELAAASEKSINQRHKRKPGRPKRFPDNPVVVTDSPVCS
- a CDS encoding alpha-ketoacid dehydrogenase subunit beta, which produces MAETLFFNALREAIDEEMARDSSVFVLGEDVGHYGGSYKVTKDLYQKYGELRVLDTPIAENSFTGLAVGAAMTGLRPIIEGMNMGFLLLAFNQISNNAGMLRYTSGGNFKIPMVIRGPGGVGRQLGAEHSQRLEAYFQAVPGLKIVACSTPYNAKGLLKSAIRDDNPVLFFEHVLLYNLKEDLPNEEYLLPLNKAEVVRGGKDVTILTYSRMRHHVLQAVKTLEKQGYDPEVIDLISLKPLDFDTIGASIRKTHRVIIVEEGMRTGGIGAELIASINDRLFDELDAPVLRLSSQDIPTPYNGNLERLTIVQPEQIVEAVEKMVALRV
- the secF gene encoding protein translocase subunit SecF — its product is MKLSINKSRSLWWTLSVAIMLAGIISMVISWQNPNIKAPLRPSLDFVGGTRLQFERDCTKPGNCDKPIDINVVREVAKAQGIGDSGIQIVADRETKAENGILIRTKDLNIDQQTQLKNALSEKIGAFDERKNQVDIVGATLGRELFTSGVIALIISFLGIIVYLTFRFQLDYAIFAIVALFHDVLITAGIFSILGLVLGTEVDSLFIVALLTITGFSVNDTVVIYDRIRETLQTNPNRPINDIVDDAVNQTLARSINTTLTTLLTLLAIFLFGGETLKNFALALIIGFTAGAYSSIFIASTLLSLWRERTGKSVVVGSTETIDTSASSQDG
- a CDS encoding HAMP domain-containing histidine kinase, whose product is MNWSNWIYLAAGLVIGMSFRSLWARSSNAASSSSSIPPAEQHNVPQLLQQIKQTELAYQMAQEMGQFKAGFLARTTHELRSPLNSLIGLHQLILSDLCDDPAEEREFIAQAHEKTLKLLHLIDEILSIARTEHGTNKLDIQPQSLSEILQEVNHLTYMVAANRNFTLRVLPPDPGIYVLADHRWLRQVLVSLVDTAIAHMEEGSIQISSSLSPTNKTVYIFLDVPDHALPNNESIDLIKSENILTENVNQKAALSAGMKLLLNQTLLEVMGGKLEIVPTTNEQTQNYTRLQVSIPLASVEAESPQLQENSI
- the secD gene encoding protein translocase subunit SecD, with product MQRQRSLLALILVLIIAAIVTIIKIPVPLGLDLRGGSQLTIRVQTTPEIKQITERELEAVQKVVEGRINGLGVSEPVIEKVPNSDKILVQLPGVNNSEQAQRVLGGTAQLEFRTQKAGTETQLFAFQASRFELKAKQEELRKSQDTAAIQKNLEELQKNNQAIAELFESTNPPLTGKFLKDAYGEPTQGGNNWNVAIRFDQKGGELFAQLTKNLAGTGRSIGIFLDNEVISAPVVGPEFAATGITGGAAVITGRFTAQQANDLGVQLRGGALPVPVKIEEIRTVGATLGQDSITSSIYAGAGGLILVLIFMVVYYRLPGLIADIALLIYALLTWASFALLGVTLTLPGIAGFILSIGMAVDANVLIFERTREELQAGKSLYRSVESGFYRAFSSILDGNVTTVIACAALFWLGAGLVKGFALTLALGVAVSMFTAITCSRTLMFLAISIPALRKPELFSPNVPASNKAEVAK
- a CDS encoding L-threonylcarbamoyladenylate synthase, with the translated sequence MTTVSLADLIAGARAGLLVSFPTDTVPALAALPEKAGLIFAAKQRSQDKPLILMAASAEDLWPYVKGSENEYKLWQEVVSKYWPGGLTLVLPASDRVPAAMNPSDPTTIGIRVPDSAIAQTILAQTGPLATTSANFSGQPPLSTITDIEAQFPEVLTLAATESLGEMSGVGVPSTVAKWTGINWQILRQGTIKLDFSAGK
- a CDS encoding GNAT family N-acetyltransferase, with the protein product MNYSQIQFCDRQSQIDLYQLQELLNISAFWAKGRSVEDLGIAIANSDPVISVWDQDKLIGFARATSDGIYRATIWDVVIHPDYRGTGLGSKLVEIVLSHPRMKMVERVYLMTSHQQGFYEKIGFQPNTSTTMVLCNQSRLNSLATAEIQLQQTLGG